In a single window of the Pandoraea pulmonicola genome:
- a CDS encoding acetyl-CoA C-acetyltransferase, whose product MTDIVIVSAARTAVGKFGGSLAKVAAPDLGAIVIEEVLKRAKLKGEDVSEVILGQVLTAGSGQNVARQASIKAGLPAMVPAMTINKVCGSGLKAVMLAANAITAGDADIVVAGGQENMSAAPHVLPGSRDGFRMGDAKLIDSMIVDGLWDVYNQYHMGITAENVAKEYGITRQMQDEFAAASQNKAEAAQKAGRFDDEIVPVSIPQRKGDPVVFRTDEFVRHGVTAESLAGLKPAFTKDGTVTAANASGINDGAAAVVVMSAKRAEQLGLTPLARIVAYANAGVDPSVMGIGPVPASQRCLARAGWKASDLDLMEINEAFAAQALAVNKQMGWDASKINVNGGAIAIGHPIGASGCRILVTLLHEMARRDARRGLASLCIGGGMGVALAVERV is encoded by the coding sequence ATGACGGATATCGTGATTGTGTCGGCTGCGCGCACCGCAGTCGGCAAGTTTGGCGGCTCGCTCGCGAAGGTGGCTGCGCCGGATCTGGGCGCCATCGTCATCGAGGAGGTGCTCAAGCGCGCCAAGCTCAAGGGCGAAGACGTGAGCGAAGTCATTCTGGGCCAGGTGTTGACCGCGGGCTCGGGGCAGAACGTGGCGCGTCAGGCATCGATCAAGGCCGGTCTGCCGGCGATGGTGCCCGCCATGACGATCAACAAGGTGTGCGGCTCGGGCCTGAAGGCCGTGATGCTCGCCGCCAACGCCATTACCGCCGGCGACGCCGATATCGTGGTGGCTGGTGGTCAGGAAAACATGAGCGCCGCGCCGCACGTGCTGCCGGGCTCGCGCGACGGCTTCCGCATGGGTGACGCCAAGCTGATCGACAGCATGATCGTCGACGGTCTGTGGGACGTGTACAACCAGTACCACATGGGTATCACGGCCGAGAACGTCGCAAAGGAATACGGGATTACGCGCCAGATGCAGGACGAGTTCGCGGCAGCGTCGCAGAACAAGGCCGAAGCGGCGCAGAAGGCCGGTCGCTTCGATGACGAGATCGTGCCGGTCTCGATTCCGCAGCGCAAGGGCGACCCGGTCGTGTTCAGGACGGACGAATTCGTGCGCCACGGCGTGACGGCCGAATCGCTCGCCGGTCTGAAGCCTGCCTTCACGAAGGACGGCACGGTCACGGCGGCGAACGCGTCGGGCATCAACGACGGCGCGGCTGCCGTGGTGGTGATGTCGGCCAAGCGCGCCGAGCAACTGGGCCTCACGCCGCTCGCGCGCATCGTGGCGTACGCGAACGCCGGCGTGGATCCGTCGGTGATGGGCATCGGGCCGGTGCCGGCCTCGCAGCGTTGCCTGGCGCGTGCGGGCTGGAAGGCGAGCGATCTGGACCTGATGGAAATCAACGAAGCGTTCGCGGCGCAAGCGCTGGCCGTGAACAAGCAGATGGGCTGGGACGCGTCGAAGATCAACGTGAACGGCGGCGCGATCGCCATCGGTCACCCGATCGGTGCGTCGGGCTGTCGCATTCTCGTCACGCTGCTCCACGAGATGGCGCGTCGCGACGCGCGTCGTGGCCTGGCCTCGCTGTGTATCGGCGGCGGCATGGGCGTGGCGCTGGCGGTCGAGCGCGTCTGA
- the phaC gene encoding class I poly(R)-hydroxyalkanoic acid synthase, producing MNRASANFDPASFAASFAQQFPSASLSAQDMSQWFKAAQQMFGALPGAAGQTALAGNGAANPFAGLFELFGKSGSLPTPTAMHVDPARLGELQADYAREFSELVASFNQPGLDTAPALGDRRFAGDGWRNPFYALPAALYLLNGRFLMRMTDLVDADAKTRERLRFAVEQWVAASSPANFIATNPDAQQRLVQTHGDSLLAGMQHLLVDMGKGKVSQTDEAAFEVGRNVATTEGAVVFENDLIQLIQYKPLTATVYQRPLLIVPPCINKYYILDLQPENSLVRYAVEQGHTVFVVSWRNPDASLAHKSWDDYVGDGPIAAIDVVREISGQSQINALGFCVGGTLLAAALAVFAARGPKGQKGRKSPVASVTLLTTLLDFSDTGVLDVFIDEAHVQFREQTIGGALGQPPGLMRGVELANTFSFLRPNDLVWNYVVDSYLKGNAPQPFDLLYWNGDGTNLPGPMFCWYLRHLYLQNELKQPGRVRTCGVPVDLGAIDAPAYVFGSREDHIVPWTSAFRSLPLLGGERRFVLGASGHIAGVVNPPAKKKRSYWRNDDVGVDASDWLAGATEHPGSWWTDWSDWLAGYAGKRVKAPKAYGNVAYAPIEPAPGRYVKAKA from the coding sequence ATGAATCGCGCCAGTGCCAACTTCGATCCGGCCTCGTTTGCCGCCTCGTTTGCCCAGCAGTTCCCCTCCGCTTCGCTCTCCGCTCAGGACATGTCGCAGTGGTTCAAGGCCGCCCAACAGATGTTCGGCGCCTTGCCGGGCGCTGCGGGCCAGACCGCCCTCGCGGGCAACGGTGCCGCCAATCCCTTTGCTGGTCTCTTCGAGCTGTTCGGCAAGTCCGGCAGCCTGCCGACGCCCACTGCCATGCACGTCGACCCCGCGCGTCTGGGCGAGCTGCAGGCGGACTATGCGCGTGAATTTTCCGAACTTGTCGCCAGCTTCAATCAGCCTGGCCTCGACACGGCGCCCGCGCTCGGCGATCGACGTTTCGCAGGCGATGGCTGGCGCAATCCTTTCTACGCACTGCCGGCAGCCCTGTACCTGCTCAACGGGCGTTTTCTGATGCGCATGACCGATCTGGTCGACGCCGACGCCAAGACGCGCGAGCGCCTTCGTTTCGCCGTCGAGCAATGGGTGGCCGCCAGTTCCCCGGCGAACTTCATCGCGACGAATCCCGATGCGCAGCAGCGCCTCGTGCAAACGCATGGCGACAGCCTGCTCGCCGGGATGCAGCACCTGCTGGTCGACATGGGCAAAGGCAAGGTCTCGCAGACGGATGAAGCCGCCTTCGAAGTCGGGCGCAACGTCGCGACGACCGAAGGCGCCGTCGTCTTCGAGAACGACCTGATCCAGCTCATCCAGTACAAGCCGCTCACGGCGACCGTGTATCAGCGTCCGCTGCTGATCGTGCCGCCGTGCATCAACAAGTACTACATTCTCGATCTGCAACCCGAGAACTCGCTGGTTCGCTATGCCGTGGAGCAGGGCCACACGGTGTTCGTCGTGTCGTGGCGAAATCCGGATGCGTCGCTCGCCCACAAGTCGTGGGACGACTATGTCGGCGACGGGCCGATTGCCGCCATCGACGTTGTGCGCGAAATCAGCGGGCAATCGCAGATCAATGCGCTCGGTTTCTGCGTGGGCGGCACGCTGCTCGCGGCGGCGCTCGCCGTGTTCGCGGCGAGGGGACCGAAGGGGCAGAAGGGCCGCAAATCGCCGGTCGCAAGTGTGACGCTGCTCACCACCCTGCTGGATTTTTCCGATACCGGCGTGCTCGACGTGTTCATCGACGAGGCGCATGTGCAGTTTCGCGAGCAGACCATCGGCGGCGCCCTAGGGCAGCCGCCGGGACTCATGCGCGGCGTGGAACTGGCCAACACCTTTTCGTTCCTGCGTCCGAACGATCTCGTCTGGAACTACGTGGTCGACAGTTATCTGAAGGGCAACGCGCCGCAGCCGTTCGACCTGCTGTACTGGAACGGCGACGGCACCAATTTGCCGGGGCCGATGTTCTGCTGGTATCTGCGCCATCTCTATTTGCAGAACGAACTGAAGCAGCCCGGCCGCGTGCGGACATGCGGCGTGCCGGTGGATCTGGGCGCCATCGACGCCCCGGCCTACGTGTTCGGCTCGCGCGAGGATCACATCGTGCCGTGGACGTCGGCGTTTCGCTCATTGCCGTTGCTCGGCGGCGAGCGACGCTTCGTGCTTGGTGCGTCGGGACACATTGCCGGCGTGGTGAATCCGCCGGCAAAAAAGAAGCGCAGTTATTGGCGTAATGACGACGTGGGTGTCGACGCGAGCGACTGGCTGGCCGGTGCGACGGAGCACCCCGGCAGTTGGTGGACCGACTGGAGCGACTGGCTGGCGGGCTATGCCGGAAAACGCGTCAAGGCGCCAAAAGCGTATGGTAATGTTGCTTATGCCCCCATCGAACCGGCGCCCGGCCGTTACGTGAAGGCCAAGGCCTGA
- the pgeF gene encoding peptidoglycan editing factor PgeF: protein MTSSLPEQDLRDPMPADWIVPDWPAPANVRAVFTTRAGGVSQGPQATFNLGYKADDDPEAVRINRERLSKHTGVPSAWVAQVHGPRVVDAQAALAAVQTGEPLQADASVTNAVGLASTVMVADCLPVLLCDARGRAVAAAHAGWRGLCAGVIEQTVQALRARLPKDETDGVAAPVIAWLGPCIGSTAFEVGPEVREAFLTAATPQEQDATRAAFVAHGAPEAGKSLADLCALARLRLAREGVTRVSGGQWCTVSDPERFYSYRRDRVTGRMAALVWRTA from the coding sequence ATGACTTCTTCCCTGCCTGAACAAGACCTCAGAGATCCGATGCCCGCCGACTGGATCGTGCCCGACTGGCCGGCGCCGGCCAATGTGCGCGCGGTATTCACGACACGTGCCGGCGGGGTGAGTCAGGGGCCGCAGGCGACATTCAATCTCGGCTACAAGGCCGATGACGATCCCGAAGCCGTGCGCATCAACCGCGAGCGGCTCAGCAAGCATACGGGGGTGCCGTCGGCGTGGGTGGCGCAGGTACACGGCCCGCGTGTCGTCGATGCACAGGCAGCGCTCGCCGCCGTACAGACCGGTGAACCGTTGCAGGCCGATGCCAGCGTCACGAACGCCGTGGGGCTGGCGAGCACCGTCATGGTGGCGGATTGCCTGCCGGTGTTGCTCTGCGATGCCAGGGGGCGGGCGGTCGCCGCGGCGCATGCGGGTTGGCGTGGTTTGTGCGCCGGCGTGATCGAGCAGACGGTGCAGGCGCTGCGCGCCCGGTTGCCGAAGGATGAGACGGATGGCGTCGCGGCACCCGTCATCGCCTGGCTCGGCCCCTGCATAGGCTCGACGGCGTTCGAAGTCGGCCCGGAGGTGCGCGAGGCGTTTCTGACGGCCGCGACGCCACAGGAGCAGGACGCGACACGCGCGGCCTTCGTGGCGCACGGTGCGCCCGAGGCGGGCAAATCGCTCGCCGACCTGTGTGCGCTGGCCCGCTTGCGATTGGCCCGCGAAGGGGTGACGCGTGTCTCAGGCGGTCAGTGGTGTACGGTCAGCGACCCGGAGCGTTTCTATTCCTATCGGCGCGACCGTGTGACGGGGCGCATGGCGGCGCTGGTGTGGCGCACGGCGTGA
- a CDS encoding RluA family pseudouridine synthase produces the protein MTRSILPDYSVTASFATENADDSSDDDFDSLPAAFPGAAAGTAAPASNPSGLPSGESVDTVPLNATLPDSLAGERLDKALALCFPEYSRSRLQAWVEDGRVTLDGVTGKIRQKVAGGESVVITPAALPEQLAFAPEPVPLDTVYEDATLGVFNKPPGLVVHPAAGNWSGTLLNGLLHRYGQAAADLPRAGIVHRLDKETSGLMVVARTLVAQTDLVRQLQARTVKRHYAALVWGRPPQRTVVDAPIGRDPRERTRMAVVQGQGGKPARTRVVTVASAEWEGSPVSLVLCSLDTGRTHQIRVHLSHLGHSLLGDPLYRPRHKRPALPGNFARQALHAWRLGLIHPDDGRAMYWQAPLPDDMQALMAAIGLEFDFSTLPDSLDDFFPA, from the coding sequence ATGACCCGTTCAATACTGCCGGATTATAGCGTAACCGCCTCATTTGCCACGGAAAATGCGGATGACTCGTCCGATGACGACTTCGATTCGCTTCCCGCGGCATTCCCGGGTGCCGCCGCAGGCACCGCTGCTCCCGCCTCAAACCCCTCGGGTCTGCCGTCCGGCGAATCCGTCGATACTGTCCCGCTCAATGCAACATTGCCCGACTCACTGGCGGGCGAGCGCCTCGACAAGGCGTTGGCACTCTGTTTTCCCGAATATTCCCGGAGCCGCCTGCAGGCGTGGGTCGAAGACGGCCGCGTCACGCTCGATGGCGTGACGGGCAAGATCAGGCAGAAGGTTGCTGGTGGCGAGTCGGTCGTGATCACGCCCGCCGCGCTGCCGGAACAGCTCGCGTTCGCGCCGGAGCCGGTGCCCCTCGATACCGTCTACGAAGACGCGACACTCGGCGTCTTCAACAAACCCCCAGGACTGGTCGTCCACCCGGCGGCCGGCAACTGGTCCGGCACGCTGCTCAACGGACTGCTGCATCGCTACGGACAGGCTGCCGCCGATTTGCCGCGCGCCGGCATCGTTCATCGACTCGACAAGGAGACGTCGGGTCTGATGGTCGTGGCGCGCACGCTGGTCGCGCAGACCGATCTCGTGCGCCAGCTGCAGGCCCGCACCGTGAAACGCCATTACGCGGCATTGGTGTGGGGGCGTCCGCCTCAACGCACGGTCGTGGATGCCCCGATCGGACGCGATCCGCGCGAGCGCACCCGCATGGCGGTTGTGCAGGGGCAGGGGGGGAAGCCCGCGCGCACGCGGGTCGTCACGGTCGCCAGCGCAGAATGGGAAGGTTCACCGGTTTCGCTGGTGCTCTGCTCGCTCGATACAGGGCGCACGCATCAGATTCGCGTCCATCTGTCGCATCTGGGACATTCGCTGCTTGGCGATCCGCTCTATCGGCCGCGCCACAAGCGTCCGGCGCTGCCGGGCAATTTTGCGCGTCAGGCATTGCACGCCTGGCGGCTGGGTCTGATTCATCCCGACGACGGTCGCGCGATGTACTGGCAGGCGCCCCTGCCCGACGACATGCAGGCGCTCATGGCGGCCATCGGCCTCGAATTCGATTTCTCAACGCTCCCCGACTCGCTCGATGACTTCTTCCCTGCCTGA
- a CDS encoding outer membrane protein assembly factor BamD — translation MQALKLVKHLTLAAILVGGVAACGILPEKVDETASWSTNKLYSEAKDSFDSGDYTKAAKYYELLEGRDPFGPHAQQAQINTAYAYYKDNEPAQALTAVDRFIRLHPDSPSIDYAYYLKGLINFNDDLGLFGRFSGQDLSERDPKALRAAYDSFKYLVEHYPNSKYANDAALRMRYAVNAMAAHEVHAAEYYYRRGAYLAAVNRAQTALKDYDKAPALEDALGIMIKSYDKLGMTELRDDARRVMEQTYPKSGYLTVGRRIDTGDDKKSWWQIWR, via the coding sequence ATGCAAGCCCTGAAACTTGTCAAACATCTTACGCTGGCCGCCATTCTGGTCGGCGGTGTGGCCGCCTGCGGCATTCTGCCGGAGAAGGTCGACGAAACGGCCAGTTGGTCGACGAACAAATTATACTCGGAAGCCAAGGACAGCTTCGACAGTGGCGACTACACGAAGGCCGCCAAGTACTACGAGTTGCTCGAAGGGCGCGACCCGTTCGGCCCGCATGCGCAACAGGCGCAGATCAACACGGCATACGCCTATTACAAGGACAACGAGCCGGCACAGGCGCTCACGGCCGTGGACCGCTTCATTCGTCTGCACCCGGACAGCCCGTCGATCGATTACGCCTATTACCTCAAGGGCCTGATCAACTTCAACGACGACCTCGGTCTGTTCGGCCGCTTCTCGGGCCAGGATCTGAGCGAGCGCGATCCGAAGGCGCTGCGCGCGGCCTACGACAGCTTCAAGTATCTGGTCGAGCACTATCCGAACAGCAAGTATGCGAACGACGCCGCCCTGCGCATGCGCTACGCCGTCAACGCCATGGCCGCGCACGAAGTGCACGCTGCCGAGTATTACTATCGCCGTGGCGCTTACCTTGCCGCCGTGAACCGCGCGCAAACCGCACTCAAGGATTACGACAAGGCGCCCGCGCTGGAAGACGCACTCGGCATCATGATCAAGTCGTACGACAAACTCGGCATGACCGAGCTGCGCGACGACGCCCGCCGTGTGATGGAGCAGACCTACCCGAAGAGCGGGTATCTGACGGTCGGCCGTCGCATCGACACCGGCGACGACAAAAAGTCGTGGTGGCAGATCTGGCGTTGA
- a CDS encoding ATP-dependent DNA helicase codes for MDAHPNRAPPLCFVAVLTDSAAAASDSPEISSSSDASTFHGLKPLAAKRERELQEIFGDGGMLARAIDGYRSREPQTEMARAVAAAMDTHDTLIAEAGTGTGKTYAYLVPAMLWGGKTIISTGTKHLQDQIFARDIPTVRRALAVPVTVAMLKGRANYLCHYYLERAQQEGRFASRHEAAQLREITTFAQITKSGDKAELASVPENAPIWSQVTSTRDNCLGQDCPRYKDCFVMLARKEAQQADLVVVNHHLFFADVMLRDTGMAELLPSANTVIFDEAHQLPETATLFFGETVSTAQMLELARDCVAEGLIHARDAADWVKLGASLERAARDVRLTFGPDNARMSVTQLPDNHELFEAIEAADVALQDMIETLTHQAERAEALGACLRRALELHQQLERWQTGESPPLPSEQPLPLLDPDAPRVTDGKREKAAKAAKAREAEAARAAAEASSESGNGAGTDEAADGAQKTYTPPENVRWIEVFSQTVQLHQTPLSIAPIFAKQRAGAPRAWIFTSATLSVKGNFTHYAAQLGLDAQKSLTLASPFDYPNQSLLYVPRGLPQPSAPGFTDAVLDAALPVLEVSGGRAFVLCTTLRAVNRAAERLRDEFDRRGWDYPLLVQGEASRTELLDRFRALGNAVLVGSQSFWEGVDVRGEALSLVIIDKLPFAPPDDPVLAARLDALTKKGLSPFAVHQLPQAVITLKQGAGRLIRSERDRGVLMICDPRLVDKPYGRRIWQSLPPFKRTRELPIVRGFFDEIAAGGDAG; via the coding sequence ATGGACGCCCATCCGAATCGCGCGCCACCTTTGTGTTTTGTCGCCGTTTTGACCGATTCTGCCGCCGCTGCCAGCGATTCCCCCGAGATTTCATCCAGCTCCGACGCCTCGACCTTCCACGGACTCAAGCCGCTTGCCGCCAAGCGCGAGCGCGAGTTGCAGGAGATATTCGGCGACGGTGGAATGCTTGCGCGCGCCATCGATGGCTACCGCTCGCGTGAGCCGCAAACCGAGATGGCGCGTGCCGTGGCCGCCGCCATGGACACGCACGACACCCTGATCGCCGAGGCGGGGACGGGCACGGGCAAGACGTACGCCTATCTCGTGCCGGCCATGTTGTGGGGTGGCAAGACCATCATCTCGACGGGTACCAAGCACCTGCAGGATCAGATCTTCGCGCGCGACATCCCCACGGTTCGCCGTGCGCTCGCCGTGCCCGTGACGGTCGCCATGCTCAAGGGCCGCGCGAACTACCTCTGTCACTATTATCTGGAGCGGGCGCAGCAGGAAGGGCGCTTCGCGTCGCGGCACGAGGCGGCGCAACTGCGCGAGATCACGACGTTCGCGCAGATCACGAAGAGCGGCGACAAGGCCGAGCTCGCGTCCGTGCCCGAAAACGCACCGATCTGGTCACAGGTCACGTCCACGCGCGACAATTGCCTGGGGCAGGACTGTCCGCGCTACAAGGACTGCTTCGTGATGCTCGCGCGCAAGGAAGCGCAGCAGGCCGACCTCGTCGTCGTGAATCACCATCTGTTCTTTGCGGACGTGATGCTGCGCGACACGGGGATGGCGGAATTGCTGCCGAGCGCGAACACGGTGATCTTCGACGAAGCGCACCAACTGCCGGAGACTGCAACGCTGTTCTTCGGCGAAACGGTGTCGACCGCGCAGATGCTCGAGCTGGCGCGCGACTGCGTGGCCGAAGGGCTGATCCATGCGCGCGATGCGGCCGACTGGGTCAAACTCGGCGCGAGCCTCGAACGGGCCGCCCGCGATGTGCGCCTGACGTTCGGACCGGACAACGCGCGCATGTCCGTGACACAACTGCCCGACAATCACGAGTTGTTCGAAGCGATCGAGGCAGCCGACGTCGCGCTGCAGGACATGATAGAGACGCTGACGCATCAGGCCGAACGCGCCGAGGCGCTGGGTGCGTGCCTGCGCCGCGCGCTGGAACTGCATCAACAACTGGAGCGTTGGCAGACGGGCGAGAGCCCGCCGCTGCCCAGCGAGCAGCCCCTGCCGCTGCTCGACCCGGATGCGCCGCGTGTGACCGACGGCAAGCGCGAGAAGGCGGCGAAGGCCGCAAAGGCGCGCGAGGCGGAAGCGGCGCGTGCGGCGGCGGAGGCGTCGTCGGAATCCGGCAATGGTGCCGGGACCGATGAGGCGGCTGACGGCGCGCAGAAAACCTATACGCCGCCCGAGAACGTACGCTGGATCGAAGTGTTCTCGCAGACGGTGCAGTTGCATCAGACGCCGCTCTCGATCGCGCCGATTTTCGCGAAACAACGCGCCGGTGCGCCGCGCGCGTGGATTTTCACGTCAGCCACGCTGTCGGTGAAGGGCAACTTCACGCACTACGCCGCGCAGTTGGGGCTCGATGCGCAGAAGTCGCTCACGCTCGCGAGTCCGTTCGACTACCCGAATCAAAGCTTGTTATACGTGCCCAGAGGACTGCCGCAGCCTTCGGCGCCGGGCTTTACCGACGCCGTGCTCGACGCTGCCTTGCCTGTGCTCGAAGTGAGCGGCGGTCGGGCGTTCGTGCTGTGCACGACGCTGCGGGCGGTGAATCGCGCCGCCGAGCGCCTGCGCGACGAGTTCGACCGGCGCGGCTGGGACTATCCGTTGCTTGTGCAAGGCGAAGCAAGCCGTACCGAACTGCTCGACCGATTCCGCGCGCTTGGCAACGCCGTGCTCGTCGGCAGCCAGAGTTTCTGGGAAGGCGTGGATGTGCGCGGCGAGGCGCTGTCGCTCGTCATCATCGACAAGCTGCCGTTTGCGCCGCCCGACGATCCGGTGCTGGCCGCCCGGCTCGATGCGTTGACCAAGAAGGGGCTGAGTCCGTTTGCCGTGCATCAGTTGCCGCAGGCCGTGATTACGCTCAAGCAGGGGGCGGGGCGCCTGATTCGTTCCGAGCGCGACCGCGGGGTGCTGATGATTTGCGATCCGCGTCTGGTCGACAAGCCTTACGGGCGTCGTATCTGGCAGAGCCTGCCGCCGTTCAAGCGCACCCGCGAACTGCCCATCGTGCGTGGATTCTTCGACGAGATCGCGGCGGGGGGCGACGCCGGTTAG
- a CDS encoding YdcH family protein, translating to MQHDLHSIGRRIIELQIEHRDLDYLIDKLLTEPAYDELQVTRLKKRRLKIKDTITLLQVQQMPDQPA from the coding sequence ATGCAGCACGATCTTCACTCCATTGGACGCCGCATCATCGAATTGCAGATCGAGCACCGCGATCTCGACTACCTGATCGACAAATTGCTGACGGAGCCGGCGTACGACGAACTTCAGGTCACGCGGCTCAAGAAGCGACGTCTGAAAATCAAGGACACGATCACCCTGTTGCAGGTGCAGCAGATGCCGGACCAGCCCGCCTGA
- a CDS encoding Tex family protein encodes MTQNVALQIVQRIAAELNVQPRQVAAAVQLLDEGATVPFIARYRKEVTDNLDDTQLRTLEERLLYLRELEDRRAAILASIDEQGKLTDELRTAIEAADTKQTLEDLYLPYKPKRRTRAQIAREAGLEPLAQALLADPTLDPQTEAAKFVDAEKGVADVKAALDGARDILSEQFGETAELLGKLRDYLWNQGVVSSKVVEGKESEEGEKFRDYYDYDEPISAVPSHRALALFRGRNLGILMVKLGLGEELDAQVPHPCEGVIAGHFGIRQQNRAADKWLADVCRWCWRVKVQPHLESELLTQLRESAENEAIRVFARNLKALLLAAPAGQKGVIGLDPGLRTGVKVAVVDATGKLLGTDTIYPHEPRRDWEGSIARLSKIAAATGAQLVSIGNGTASRETDKLALELIKRHPELKLQKIVVSEAGASVYSASEFAAKEFPELDVSLRGAVSIARRLQDPLAELVKIEPKAIGVGQYQHDVNQRELARMLDAVVEDCVNAVGVDVNTASAPLLARVSGLNSTLAKNIVDFRDSNGPFPNREALKKVPRLGDKTFEQAAGFLRVNGGDNPLDRSSVHPEAYPVVERILAKIKKSIGDVMGNGSVVRSVSATEFVDERFGLPTIKDILTELEKPGRDPRPEFKTATFQEGVEKLTDLKPGMQLEGVVTNVAAFGAFIDIGVHQDGLVHVSAMSTKFIKDPHEVVKAGDIVKVKVLEVDPRRQRISLTMRLNDDLPAPGAGERTSSGGGPRHGGGAQRGGGAPRQREPETVSAMAAAFAKLKR; translated from the coding sequence ATGACGCAAAACGTAGCTCTTCAGATCGTTCAACGCATCGCTGCCGAACTCAACGTGCAGCCGCGTCAGGTCGCTGCCGCCGTGCAACTGCTCGATGAAGGCGCCACCGTGCCCTTCATCGCACGTTACCGCAAGGAAGTGACGGACAACCTCGACGATACGCAACTGCGTACGCTGGAAGAACGCCTGCTCTATCTGCGCGAACTGGAAGATCGTCGCGCCGCGATCCTCGCGAGCATCGACGAACAGGGCAAGCTCACCGACGAGCTGCGCACCGCCATCGAGGCGGCCGACACGAAGCAGACGCTCGAAGACCTTTACCTCCCGTACAAGCCGAAGCGCCGCACGCGTGCGCAGATCGCCCGCGAAGCCGGCCTCGAGCCGCTGGCGCAGGCGCTGCTCGCCGACCCGACGCTCGATCCGCAAACCGAAGCCGCCAAGTTCGTCGACGCCGAGAAAGGCGTGGCCGACGTCAAGGCTGCGCTCGACGGCGCGCGCGACATCCTGTCGGAACAGTTCGGCGAGACGGCCGAGCTGCTCGGCAAGCTGCGCGACTACCTGTGGAATCAGGGCGTGGTGTCGTCGAAGGTCGTCGAAGGCAAGGAAAGCGAGGAAGGCGAGAAATTCCGCGACTACTACGACTACGACGAGCCGATCTCGGCCGTCCCGTCGCATCGCGCACTCGCGCTGTTCCGCGGCCGCAACCTCGGCATCCTGATGGTCAAGCTCGGCCTCGGCGAAGAGCTCGACGCCCAGGTCCCGCACCCGTGCGAGGGCGTGATCGCCGGGCACTTCGGCATTCGCCAGCAGAATCGCGCCGCCGACAAGTGGCTGGCCGACGTGTGCCGCTGGTGCTGGCGCGTGAAGGTGCAGCCTCACCTCGAATCCGAACTGCTCACGCAATTGCGCGAGAGCGCCGAGAACGAAGCGATCCGCGTGTTCGCGCGCAACCTCAAGGCGCTGCTGCTGGCCGCCCCGGCCGGCCAGAAGGGCGTGATCGGTCTGGATCCGGGGCTGCGCACCGGCGTGAAGGTGGCGGTGGTCGATGCCACCGGCAAGCTGCTGGGCACCGACACCATCTATCCGCACGAGCCGCGCCGCGACTGGGAGGGCTCGATTGCGCGCCTGTCCAAGATCGCCGCCGCGACGGGCGCCCAGCTCGTGAGCATCGGCAACGGTACGGCCTCGCGCGAGACGGACAAGCTCGCGCTGGAGCTCATCAAGCGCCACCCCGAACTCAAGCTGCAGAAGATCGTGGTCTCGGAAGCCGGCGCGTCGGTGTACTCGGCCTCCGAATTCGCCGCCAAGGAATTCCCCGAACTCGACGTGTCGCTGCGCGGCGCCGTGTCGATCGCACGCCGACTGCAGGATCCGCTCGCCGAGCTCGTCAAGATCGAGCCGAAGGCCATCGGCGTGGGCCAGTACCAGCACGACGTGAACCAGCGCGAGCTGGCGCGCATGCTCGACGCCGTGGTCGAGGACTGCGTAAACGCCGTGGGCGTGGACGTCAACACCGCGTCGGCGCCGCTGCTCGCGCGTGTGTCGGGCCTGAACAGCACCCTCGCGAAGAACATCGTGGACTTCCGCGACAGCAACGGGCCGTTCCCCAATCGCGAAGCCCTCAAGAAGGTTCCCCGCCTTGGCGACAAGACTTTCGAACAGGCCGCCGGCTTCCTGCGCGTGAACGGTGGCGACAACCCGCTCGATCGCTCCTCGGTCCACCCGGAAGCGTATCCGGTCGTCGAGCGCATCCTCGCCAAGATCAAGAAGTCGATCGGCGATGTGATGGGCAACGGCTCGGTGGTACGCAGCGTGTCCGCCACCGAATTCGTCGATGAGCGTTTCGGCTTGCCGACCATCAAGGACATCCTGACCGAACTCGAGAAACCGGGTCGCGATCCTCGCCCCGAGTTCAAGACGGCGACGTTCCAGGAAGGCGTGGAGAAGCTGACCGACCTGAAGCCGGGCATGCAGCTCGAAGGGGTGGTGACGAACGTGGCCGCCTTCGGCGCGTTCATCGACATCGGCGTGCATCAGGACGGCCTGGTCCACGTGTCGGCCATGTCGACCAAGTTCATCAAGGATCCGCACGAAGTCGTGAAGGCCGGCGACATCGTGAAGGTCAAGGTGCTCGAAGTCGATCCGCGTCGTCAGCGCATCTCGCTCACCATGCGTCTGAACGACGACCTGCCCGCCCCTGGCGCGGGCGAGCGCACCAGCAGCGGTGGCGGCCCGCGTCACGGCGGCGGCGCGCAGCGCGGTGGTGGAGCTCCCCGTCAGCGCGAGCCGGAAACGGTCAGCGCCATGGCCGCCGCGTTCGCCAAGCTCAAGCGCTGA